The nucleotide sequence CAGTAATACATAATAGAGCTCTCTTTCGGTCTCTAAATATTTTTTTAAGTCTTCTTCTTCGTCAGTTGCGAAAAATTCTGGTGTATTCAATTTAATCAAATTAATTACATCATTTTTGTCGCTTGGTTCATATTCTCTTATCGTAATTAAACTTGTCATTTTTCTATACTCAATTGTTGAATGTTTTTATTCTGTGTCGTGTCTTTTTAGCCTGACCGCTAACTTGTTTATACACGCAATATACTATCTTTTTTTTAATGTTAAATAAAAAGTGTAAAAAATAAAGTATCAATACGTTATATTTAATTTTAATTACGTATTTTTAATCTGTTAAAATTAACCTTTAGTACGTGTTTTATGAATGAGGAATGGTTAAATTATCTTACGTTTAAAGAAACGGTTCATAGAAACCAAAAGGTAATTCTATGTCATTTTCAATACAATCCGCAAATTCTAAGTGCTTTTAAAAAAGAATTCCCCTCGGTTAAATGGTCGCGTACTCATAAAACGTGGTACGTACCAAATACAACTCTTTTTCGTAAACGGCTAAATTTACCGCTGCCCGGGTTAGGCGATAACTGGTTGCCTAAAATCTACGAATACAATAAAGTAGAATTTATAAAATTTAGAAATGTACTTGTTCAAAAAATGTATTCGCAAAATACTATTAACACATATCTTTCAGAGTTTGCGCAATTGCTTATCTTACTTAAAAACAAGCCTGTTAGCGAACTTACTTATGAACGCTTAAATGCGTATTTTCTTTATTGTATTAAAACCTTAAAACATTCCGAAGCTCAAGTTTATTCTAGAATGAATGCCATTAAGGCTTACTTTAAATATGTGCTTAATGAAGATGCTGTATTTGATAAAGTAATTAGACCAAAACCAACCAAACAACTACCTAAAGTTTTTAGTAAACAAGAAGTTTTAAAGCTTTTTGCAGTTACTCAAAATTTAAAACATTTGCTTATCTTAAAAATGGCGTACGGTATGGGGTTAAGGGTAAGCGAACTTATTGTTCTAAAAATAAATCATATCGATTTAGACCGGATGCAAGTGCATATAATTTCGTCTAAAGGTAAAAAAGACCGCTATGTAAATTTTCCCGAAAGTCTTGTGTCGCTTTATTTAGATTATTTAAAAGCGTATCAGCCAACATCTTATTTATTTCAAGGACAATATTCAGAGCAATACGCCATCCGTAGTGCACAAGCGGTTTTTAGAAACGCAATAAACAAAGCACAAATAAATAAAAAAGTGGGTATTCACGGTTTAAGGCATTCTTACGCAACCCATTTGTTAGAAGCGGGTACCGATATGATTTTTATTCAAAAACTATTGGGACACAACCATATAAAAACAACCGAAGTGTATGCCAAAGTGTCCAACAAAATACTGTCTAAAGTTAAAAGTCCCTTAGACGATCTAAAAGATTAAAATTCATAAGTCACTAAAAAACAAATGAATAATCGACAACAAACGCTTACAATCGACTATAAATGATTAACAACCGAATAAAATTTGTAACTTATAGCAACTTTGTACCAGATAATTATTTAATCATTTAAAATTTAAACGCCATG is from Flavobacterium dauae and encodes:
- a CDS encoding tyrosine-type recombinase/integrase, producing MNEEWLNYLTFKETVHRNQKVILCHFQYNPQILSAFKKEFPSVKWSRTHKTWYVPNTTLFRKRLNLPLPGLGDNWLPKIYEYNKVEFIKFRNVLVQKMYSQNTINTYLSEFAQLLILLKNKPVSELTYERLNAYFLYCIKTLKHSEAQVYSRMNAIKAYFKYVLNEDAVFDKVIRPKPTKQLPKVFSKQEVLKLFAVTQNLKHLLILKMAYGMGLRVSELIVLKINHIDLDRMQVHIISSKGKKDRYVNFPESLVSLYLDYLKAYQPTSYLFQGQYSEQYAIRSAQAVFRNAINKAQINKKVGIHGLRHSYATHLLEAGTDMIFIQKLLGHNHIKTTEVYAKVSNKILSKVKSPLDDLKD